In Candidatus Methylacidiphilales bacterium, the following are encoded in one genomic region:
- a CDS encoding biopolymer transporter Tol has product MIFFRMKIWRESVLGILVGLGLAWGLPEVMGQVDVVGSGKISVDVSGVSEAGGLQARMVRLLRTTMMLTPTRSEETRYGISGRLVEERVEGTLEDRVTGRRMFSRSYPGGLTIGAGRFADDVLEAITGVKGFMGSEIAFISADTGFKELCVAAIDGGRARRLTNDRSISNAPAWSPDGRRIAYTSYRLGYPDVYVVNLDTMQRTRVAYFNGLNSGAAFSPDGWRLALTLSRDGNPEIYVMNVGGGGEQRLTRTRGTETSPRWSPDGRRIVFSSDDRGTPQLYIMNLGGGGVQRLVTGYSYNTEPDWSPDGKRIAFTVRQGGVFSIAVYEIDGAQTAVMCVGESPSWTRNSRHLVFSRGGQLYILDTETKQTQRIDVGLTKCTEPAVSR; this is encoded by the coding sequence ATGATTTTTTTCAGGATGAAGATTTGGCGTGAATCGGTGCTGGGGATTTTGGTTGGGCTTGGCTTGGCATGGGGTCTGCCGGAGGTGATGGGACAAGTGGACGTGGTGGGGAGTGGGAAGATTTCTGTGGATGTGAGTGGGGTGAGCGAGGCGGGAGGGTTGCAGGCAAGGATGGTGCGGTTGTTGCGGACGACAATGATGTTGACGCCGACTCGCTCTGAGGAGACGCGGTATGGGATCAGTGGGAGGTTGGTAGAGGAACGGGTGGAGGGGACGCTGGAGGATCGGGTGACGGGAAGGAGGATGTTTTCGAGGAGTTATCCTGGGGGCCTTACGATTGGTGCGGGACGATTTGCGGATGATGTGCTGGAGGCGATTACTGGGGTGAAGGGATTTATGGGATCAGAGATTGCCTTTATCTCAGCGGATACGGGTTTCAAGGAGCTGTGTGTGGCGGCGATCGATGGGGGTAGAGCGAGGAGGTTGACGAATGATCGGTCGATCAGTAATGCTCCTGCGTGGTCACCAGATGGTAGGCGAATTGCTTACACGTCGTATCGGTTGGGTTATCCAGATGTGTATGTGGTGAATCTGGATACTATGCAACGGACAAGGGTGGCTTATTTTAATGGATTGAATAGCGGAGCTGCGTTTTCTCCGGATGGTTGGCGGTTGGCGTTGACGTTGAGTCGGGATGGGAATCCGGAGATTTATGTTATGAATGTTGGCGGCGGTGGGGAGCAGAGATTGACGCGGACGCGTGGGACCGAGACTTCCCCTCGTTGGTCGCCGGATGGGCGGAGAATTGTCTTTAGCTCGGACGACCGCGGAACGCCGCAACTTTATATTATGAATTTAGGTGGTGGGGGTGTGCAGAGGTTGGTAACGGGATATAGTTATAATACGGAGCCAGATTGGTCGCCGGATGGGAAGCGAATAGCGTTTACTGTGAGGCAGGGTGGGGTTTTTAGTATAGCGGTTTACGAAATAGATGGCGCCCAGACGGCAGTTATGTGCGTCGGGGAGTCTCCATCATGGACGAGAAATTCGCGTCATTTAGTTTTCAGCAGGGGAGGGCAGCTCTATATATTGGATACCGAGACGAAACAAACTCAACGGATTGATGTTGGCTTGACAAAATGCACGGAGCCTGCAGTGTCGAGGTAA
- a CDS encoding OmpA family protein — translation MKEEFVKVLCLIAVVSLISACSPSSKRFGGANYDGGMYGESLPETDNLGNPYYGSENINDMPAADRPSGAALRDANYSIFKNQTIYFEFDSTGIRASERGKLEEVARETKVSGYRLLLAGHCDERGTFEYNRGLGERRALSVREYLVGLGLNPGDISTISYGEERPAVSGSNETAWAKNRRVEIAVVGR, via the coding sequence ATGAAAGAGGAATTTGTGAAGGTATTGTGTTTGATAGCAGTCGTTAGTTTGATAAGCGCTTGTTCTCCAAGCTCTAAGCGTTTTGGGGGAGCAAATTACGACGGGGGAATGTATGGTGAGAGTCTTCCTGAGACCGATAATTTGGGTAATCCCTATTATGGGTCCGAGAATATCAATGACATGCCTGCGGCTGACCGACCATCGGGCGCGGCTCTGCGAGATGCGAATTATTCAATTTTCAAAAATCAAACGATTTATTTTGAATTTGACTCAACTGGAATCCGTGCTTCAGAAAGAGGTAAGCTTGAGGAAGTTGCCAGAGAGACTAAGGTATCAGGCTATCGTTTGCTTTTGGCAGGACATTGTGATGAAAGAGGCACATTCGAATACAACCGGGGTCTGGGGGAGCGCAGAGCATTGTCTGTGCGAGAATATCTTGTAGGTCTAGGGCTTAATCCTGGGGATATTTCTACGATTTCATACGGTGAAGAAAGGCCTGCAGTAAGCGGCAGCAACGAAACTGCATGGGCGAAAAATCGCAGAGTTGAGATTGCAGTGGTTGGGCGTTGA
- a CDS encoding flap endonuclease, with protein sequence MRLQWLGVEKGMECSEGRGERFLIVDGHYYAYRSYFAIPGLKNSKGKPTNAIFGFAKALQRMLEELRPVYGIVIWDGGLAAERVALVSQYKANRLDMPRELREQMDELVDLASAFGILSVCLEGVEADDLIASYARAAATEGKQVIIATNDKDLFQIVSNSIFIYTPQKRDFRLQGPQDVIEKWGVTPELLPVLLALTGDTSDNIPGVTGVGPKTAAAWIQKYRTLDNIDQHLMEIGTESQRSALAAAWDQVKKNYQMVLLQSNIPLPLSVNKLKILPDKEKQRKLFEKWEFKEIQCADSSDQNYRKPSEIRKKHNQNDLFGDQVT encoded by the coding sequence TTGAGATTGCAGTGGTTGGGCGTTGAAAAAGGAATGGAATGCTCCGAAGGCAGAGGGGAACGTTTTTTGATAGTTGATGGTCATTATTACGCTTACCGTTCTTACTTTGCAATCCCTGGGCTGAAGAATTCTAAGGGTAAGCCCACGAATGCGATATTTGGTTTTGCAAAAGCTCTTCAAAGGATGCTTGAAGAGCTTAGGCCCGTATATGGTATTGTGATTTGGGATGGAGGACTTGCTGCAGAGCGAGTGGCATTAGTGTCACAATATAAAGCGAATAGGTTAGATATGCCCAGGGAATTGCGGGAGCAGATGGACGAGTTGGTCGATTTAGCTTCTGCTTTTGGGATTCTAAGCGTGTGCTTGGAAGGCGTCGAAGCTGATGATTTAATAGCTAGCTATGCACGGGCGGCGGCTACAGAAGGAAAGCAGGTTATCATTGCTACCAACGACAAAGACCTCTTTCAGATAGTATCTAATTCCATTTTTATCTATACACCACAGAAACGCGATTTTCGGCTTCAAGGCCCACAGGACGTTATTGAAAAATGGGGGGTGACTCCGGAATTGCTACCAGTTTTACTCGCTCTTACAGGGGATACCTCGGACAATATACCTGGCGTAACAGGGGTAGGGCCTAAAACTGCCGCCGCATGGATCCAAAAATATCGCACACTCGATAACATAGACCAGCATTTAATGGAAATCGGGACAGAATCCCAAAGGTCGGCGTTAGCCGCTGCTTGGGATCAGGTTAAGAAAAATTATCAAATGGTGCTCCTGCAGTCTAATATCCCACTACCTCTGAGTGTGAATAAGTTAAAAATCCTCCCAGATAAGGAAAAGCAAAGAAAGCTTTTCGAAAAATGGGAATTTAAGGAGATTCAGTGCGCAGATTCTTCAGATCAAAACTACAGAAAACCTTCAGAGATTCGAAAAAAACACAATCAGAATGATTTATTTGGCGACCAAGTAACCTAA
- a CDS encoding transglutaminase family protein, which yields MVFVIRHRTCYRYSEKVRFGVHRLMLRPREEVGVRVLDFDLILDPNGEVRWGTDVFGNWIGWVEYGVEGEKLEFISVSRVRVDEVGARQRREGVGLFPFVYDVQEHRDLQPYIDAAYPEERIFLRQWMKGLWRPMEETKTVDLLMRIKDKVHQSFSYQRREEMGVQSPKETLDKGSGSCRDFAVFLMEAYRFLGLAARFVSGYAIPKAVVKQAGMSTHAWVEVYLPDEGWIGVDPTVRDEREYYHVTLATTRNASQAATIKGAFAGKGEAFLGMDVDVSFERVC from the coding sequence ATGGTTTTTGTAATTAGGCATAGGACGTGCTACCGGTATAGTGAGAAGGTGCGATTTGGGGTGCATCGGCTGATGTTGCGACCGAGGGAGGAGGTGGGGGTGCGGGTGTTGGATTTTGATTTGATTCTCGATCCGAATGGTGAAGTGCGGTGGGGAACTGATGTGTTTGGGAATTGGATTGGTTGGGTGGAATATGGGGTCGAAGGGGAGAAATTGGAATTTATTAGTGTTTCTAGGGTGCGAGTGGATGAAGTGGGGGCGAGACAGCGGAGGGAGGGGGTAGGGTTGTTCCCATTCGTCTATGATGTGCAAGAGCATAGGGATCTGCAGCCATACATTGATGCTGCATACCCTGAGGAACGAATTTTTTTGAGACAATGGATGAAGGGGCTATGGAGACCGATGGAAGAGACTAAGACGGTGGATTTATTGATGCGGATCAAAGATAAAGTGCATCAGTCTTTTTCTTATCAACGTCGAGAAGAGATGGGGGTGCAAAGTCCCAAGGAAACTCTGGATAAAGGGAGTGGGTCATGTCGGGATTTTGCTGTTTTTCTAATGGAGGCGTATCGTTTTTTGGGGTTAGCGGCACGATTTGTAAGCGGGTATGCTATTCCGAAAGCAGTTGTAAAACAAGCGGGGATGAGCACGCATGCTTGGGTCGAGGTTTATCTTCCAGACGAGGGATGGATAGGGGTGGATCCGACCGTTCGGGATGAGAGAGAGTATTATCACGTGACGCTTGCAACAACTCGAAATGCTTCACAGGCAGCAACAATAAAGGGGGCGTTTGCCGGAAAGGGCGAAGCGTTTTTGGGTATGGATGTAGACGTCTCGTTTGAAAGGGTATGTTAA
- a CDS encoding transglutaminase family protein, giving the protein MKLEITHTTEYEYSAPAIESVSELRVCPRNTARQRLLAHHTEVQPQMPLEVYEDCYGNRVQTLSVPVKHTRLCVTARSVVETEGASMYLEASDMSVSEAVHYFISREWELYDFLMESRLCRFSAEVDEIAARMFPSMGSFGEAVLGLNEWIYREFEYRPGVTTVSTPVEEVLRMRRGVCQDFAHVMISILRATGIPARYVSGYIESGHGSGDGGRGGRAILRGAEASHAWVEVFTPLGEWVGLDPTNNCKEGEQHVQVAVGRDYEDVPPLRGVFKGSEKQQLSVLVTVSRVRSEESVD; this is encoded by the coding sequence ATGAAGTTGGAGATTACGCATACGACGGAGTATGAATACTCGGCGCCGGCGATAGAGTCGGTGAGTGAGTTGAGGGTGTGTCCGCGAAATACTGCGCGGCAGCGGTTGTTAGCGCATCATACGGAGGTGCAGCCGCAGATGCCGCTTGAGGTGTATGAGGATTGCTACGGGAATCGGGTGCAGACACTTTCGGTGCCGGTGAAGCATACGCGGTTGTGTGTGACGGCGCGGAGTGTGGTGGAGACGGAGGGGGCCTCGATGTATCTTGAGGCGTCGGATATGAGTGTGAGTGAGGCGGTGCATTATTTTATTAGTAGGGAGTGGGAGTTGTATGATTTTTTGATGGAGAGCAGGTTGTGTCGTTTTTCTGCGGAGGTGGATGAGATTGCGGCGAGGATGTTTCCTTCGATGGGGAGTTTTGGTGAGGCGGTGTTGGGGCTGAATGAATGGATTTATCGGGAGTTCGAGTATCGGCCGGGGGTGACGACTGTGAGCACGCCGGTGGAGGAGGTGTTGAGGATGCGGCGTGGGGTGTGCCAGGATTTTGCGCATGTGATGATTAGTATTTTGAGGGCTACGGGGATACCCGCGCGTTATGTGAGTGGGTATATTGAGAGTGGCCATGGGTCTGGGGATGGAGGTCGCGGTGGGAGGGCTATTTTGCGGGGAGCAGAGGCGAGTCATGCTTGGGTGGAAGTGTTTACGCCGTTGGGAGAGTGGGTGGGGCTGGATCCGACGAATAATTGCAAGGAGGGTGAGCAGCATGTGCAGGTAGCTGTAGGGAGAGATTACGAGGATGTGCCGCCGTTGAGGGGAGTGTTTAAGGGGTCGGAGAAGCAGCAGTTGAGTGTGTTGGTGACGGTTTCGCGTGTGAGGAGTGAGGAGAGTGTGGACTAG
- the ychF gene encoding redox-regulated ATPase YchF — MLRAGIVGLPNVGKSTLFNALTRSRKAQAANYPFCTIDPNTGIVTVPDPRLQKLSALSRSAKTTPAIIEIVDIAGLVRGASQGEGLGNQFLSHIREVDAIVHVVRCFTDDNIHHVSGNIDPIRDIETITTELILADLASVQKRIERNQKKYRSGDPEAKAEQPLLEKLLAHLNQGLPAITLPLSHEEKNIIKNLFLLTAKPTLFACNVAESDLAQADHNPHVQAVKNHVRHSHQASTVVISAQIESDLIDLPEEEQRDYLAALGVPESGCGNLIRSIYTLLGLRTYFTTGEKETRAWTIHAGDKAPRAAGVIHSDFERGFIAAETVHYDDLISCGSFAKAREAGKLRIEGKDYIVQDGDVIEFRFNV; from the coding sequence ATGCTACGCGCAGGCATCGTCGGCCTCCCCAACGTCGGCAAAAGCACCCTCTTCAACGCCCTCACCCGCTCACGCAAAGCCCAAGCAGCCAACTACCCCTTTTGCACCATAGACCCCAACACCGGCATCGTCACCGTCCCAGACCCACGCCTCCAAAAACTCTCCGCCCTCAGCCGCTCCGCCAAAACCACACCCGCCATCATCGAAATCGTAGACATCGCCGGCCTAGTCCGCGGCGCAAGCCAAGGCGAAGGCCTCGGCAACCAATTCCTCTCCCACATCCGAGAAGTCGACGCCATCGTCCACGTCGTCCGATGCTTCACCGACGACAACATCCATCACGTCTCCGGCAACATAGACCCCATCCGCGACATCGAAACCATCACCACAGAGCTCATCCTAGCCGATCTCGCCAGTGTCCAAAAACGCATCGAGCGAAACCAAAAAAAATACCGCTCCGGCGACCCCGAGGCTAAAGCCGAGCAACCCCTCCTCGAAAAACTCCTCGCACACCTCAACCAAGGCCTCCCCGCCATCACCCTCCCCCTATCCCATGAAGAAAAAAACATCATCAAAAACCTCTTCCTCCTCACCGCTAAACCCACACTCTTCGCCTGCAACGTCGCAGAATCCGACCTCGCTCAAGCCGACCACAACCCTCACGTCCAAGCCGTAAAAAACCACGTCCGCCACTCCCACCAAGCCTCCACCGTCGTCATCTCAGCCCAAATCGAAAGCGACCTCATCGACCTCCCCGAAGAAGAACAACGCGACTACCTCGCTGCCCTTGGCGTCCCAGAATCCGGATGCGGCAACCTCATCCGCTCCATCTACACCCTCCTCGGCCTCCGCACCTACTTCACAACAGGAGAAAAAGAAACCCGCGCCTGGACCATCCACGCAGGCGACAAAGCACCCCGCGCCGCCGGAGTCATCCACTCCGATTTCGAGCGCGGATTCATCGCAGCAGAAACCGTCCACTACGACGACCTCATCTCCTGCGGATCCTTCGCTAAAGCCAGAGAAGCAGGTAAACTACGCATTGAAGGCAAAGATTACATAGTGCAAGATGGCGACGTCATCGAATTCCGCTTCAACGTCTAA
- a CDS encoding permease, whose translation MPASSPIGQITSHLHNLLSQSQLNHAAEFFIHQSLKILGLLSLMIFIIGWLRTYLPQDNLRRFLSQHSVLGYLAAALFGAITPFCSCSSIPIFIGFLQAHVPLGIAFTFLVTSPIINEYLVVLMIANFGLWITVTYVLAGLLIGISSGIILHRACLENELDPSLYTSCSPTDTPSHYTHLSQRLHRAMNDVINILHKLWLWILIGVGIGALIHNYIPEETLQNWIGIARPFDVPLATLLGIPLYGSCAAIVPVATVLFQKGVPLGTALAFMMAISALSLPEAIMLRRVMTLRLILRFFAIVTLAIILVGYLINFLSSQL comes from the coding sequence ATGCCCGCCTCCTCCCCCATCGGACAAATAACTTCCCACCTCCACAACCTTCTCTCACAAAGCCAACTCAACCACGCCGCTGAATTTTTCATACACCAAAGCCTCAAAATCCTAGGACTCCTAAGCCTCATGATCTTCATCATCGGCTGGCTACGCACCTATCTCCCTCAAGACAACCTTCGTCGATTTCTCTCACAACACTCCGTTTTAGGCTACCTTGCAGCCGCCCTCTTCGGAGCCATCACGCCATTTTGCTCCTGCTCCTCGATCCCCATATTCATCGGCTTTCTACAAGCACACGTCCCACTCGGCATCGCATTCACCTTCCTCGTCACATCACCGATCATCAACGAATACCTCGTCGTGCTCATGATCGCCAACTTCGGCCTCTGGATCACCGTCACATACGTCCTAGCTGGCCTTCTCATCGGCATCAGCAGCGGCATCATTCTCCATCGCGCCTGTTTAGAAAACGAACTCGACCCCTCTCTCTATACCTCGTGCTCCCCAACAGACACCCCATCACACTACACCCACCTCTCTCAGCGCCTCCATCGTGCCATGAATGATGTCATAAACATACTCCACAAATTATGGCTATGGATCCTCATCGGAGTCGGCATAGGCGCTCTCATCCACAATTATATCCCAGAAGAGACTCTTCAAAATTGGATAGGAATTGCGCGCCCATTCGACGTCCCCCTCGCCACGCTTCTTGGCATCCCTCTCTACGGTAGCTGCGCCGCAATAGTTCCAGTCGCCACAGTGCTATTTCAAAAAGGCGTCCCCCTCGGCACAGCCCTTGCCTTCATGATGGCCATCTCAGCATTAAGCCTTCCCGAGGCAATCATGCTCAGACGCGTCATGACGTTAAGACTCATCTTACGCTTTTTCGCTATCGTCACACTCGCAATCATCCTTGTCGGCTACCTGATAAATTTCCTCTCATCTCAGCTCTAG
- a CDS encoding GNAT family acetyltransferase, protein MPSTRPSSLHIRFYRPEDRPHIRKLCADTGFLGNPIDPVFQDRELFADFLTAYYTDWEPESALVCEVDGIVKGYLIGCRHPFRQRIHNLIHLPIYLIKILSRLFTYNSATRRYLRWLLFKGRKETPYTPPATPHFHINLLPEARNVANTRALIDAFLHYLKQNGEKSVYGQIVTFDHRRTPRMFERYGFHVIDKREITKYRYLHPQPVYLYTVIKDLTLHSTLYGHNLARPHEKSKPSS, encoded by the coding sequence ATGCCCTCAACCCGCCCCTCTTCTCTACACATCCGCTTCTATCGCCCCGAGGACCGTCCCCACATCCGCAAACTATGTGCCGACACAGGCTTTCTCGGAAACCCCATCGATCCAGTCTTCCAAGATCGCGAACTCTTCGCAGATTTCCTCACCGCCTACTACACCGATTGGGAACCCGAAAGCGCACTTGTCTGTGAAGTCGATGGCATCGTAAAAGGCTATCTAATTGGCTGCCGCCACCCCTTCAGACAGCGCATCCACAATCTCATACACCTTCCCATCTATCTCATCAAAATTTTATCACGCCTCTTCACCTACAACAGCGCCACACGCCGCTACCTCCGTTGGCTCCTCTTCAAAGGCCGAAAAGAAACCCCCTACACACCTCCGGCCACGCCACACTTCCACATCAACCTCCTACCAGAAGCTCGCAACGTCGCAAATACACGAGCCCTCATTGATGCTTTCCTCCACTACCTCAAGCAAAACGGAGAAAAATCCGTATACGGCCAAATCGTCACATTCGACCACCGTCGCACCCCAAGAATGTTCGAGCGTTACGGCTTCCACGTCATAGACAAACGCGAAATCACCAAATACCGCTACCTCCACCCCCAGCCCGTCTATCTCTACACCGTCATCAAAGACCTCACCCTCCACTCCACCCTCTACGGCCACAACCTTGCCCGACCCCATGAAAAATCTAAACCATCATCATGA
- a CDS encoding polysaccharide deacetylase family protein produces MKRSLIISLHDVHPHSLPKIQEQRQLLQEIGIKTCSLLVIPHYHHRTPCDHHPQCIQYLQARQATDEIVLHGYYHDRRGLPPNLRNFFWTHLYTQNEAEFCDLNETLAEKRLNQGLMLLQKIGLSTHGFIAPGWLLHPRCIPILKRLGFLYTTTLRKIIRLNDPNSPILAHSHCWSARSLWRRSSSQAWNSLLLRHTLNHPILRVALHPQDFQFPQLKKQITRIIRQALQLGFQPTTYRDFLLGSTANIAPAHCSTSAPHQTPPATPSHLA; encoded by the coding sequence ATGAAACGTTCACTCATCATTTCCCTTCACGACGTTCACCCCCACTCTCTCCCAAAAATCCAAGAGCAACGGCAACTCCTTCAAGAAATCGGCATCAAAACCTGCTCTCTACTCGTCATCCCACACTACCATCACCGCACCCCCTGTGATCACCACCCACAATGCATCCAATACCTCCAAGCTCGACAAGCCACAGATGAAATCGTCCTCCACGGCTACTATCACGATCGTCGCGGCTTACCCCCCAATCTGCGCAACTTCTTCTGGACACACCTCTACACCCAAAACGAAGCAGAGTTCTGCGACCTCAACGAAACCCTCGCCGAAAAACGCCTTAACCAAGGTCTGATGCTCCTCCAAAAAATCGGCCTCTCCACCCACGGTTTCATCGCGCCAGGCTGGCTTCTCCACCCACGATGTATCCCCATTCTAAAACGACTAGGTTTTCTTTACACCACAACCCTACGCAAAATTATTCGCCTCAATGACCCCAATTCCCCGATCCTCGCTCATTCCCACTGCTGGAGCGCCCGATCACTCTGGCGACGCAGTTCATCCCAAGCTTGGAACTCCCTTCTCCTCAGACACACCCTCAATCACCCCATCCTACGTGTGGCGCTTCATCCCCAAGATTTCCAGTTTCCACAATTGAAGAAACAAATCACCCGCATTATCCGTCAGGCTCTCCAGCTTGGATTTCAGCCGACAACTTACCGCGACTTCCTACTAGGCTCTACCGCTAATATTGCACCAGCACACTGCTCCACGTCAGCCCCCCACCAAACGCCACCAGCAACACCCAGTCACCTCGCTTAA
- a CDS encoding ketoacyl-ACP synthase III, protein MNRAITIHSTGMYVPKRVLTNHDLEQMVETTDAWIRERTGIRERRIAAPDETASMMGAAAARQALENGGLRAEEIDAIICATCTADTVFPSTACHIQRLVGAHRAFAFDIQAACSGFLYGMEVARGLIESGTARNVLLVGAEKLSGIVNWKDRNTCVLFGDGAGAAVLKEGEGRGIAASILGADGTQNEILYLNGAVVASPFGPTVENVPTPCIVMEGREVYKKAVTAMNESAVACLEKAGVKAEDLACVIPHQANLRIIESVAQRLKIGMERVYVNLDRYGNTSAACIPIAIHEASAEGRIKRGDWVLLVAFGGGLTWSSVLVQY, encoded by the coding sequence GTGAATAGAGCTATCACGATTCACTCTACGGGGATGTATGTGCCCAAGCGGGTTCTCACTAATCATGATTTAGAGCAGATGGTGGAGACGACGGATGCTTGGATCAGGGAGCGAACGGGTATAAGGGAACGCAGAATCGCGGCTCCGGATGAGACGGCGTCGATGATGGGTGCTGCGGCCGCTCGTCAAGCCTTGGAAAATGGGGGCCTACGAGCAGAGGAGATCGATGCGATTATATGTGCGACATGCACTGCGGATACGGTGTTTCCTTCTACGGCCTGTCATATTCAACGGCTGGTTGGTGCTCATCGAGCTTTTGCGTTTGATATTCAAGCTGCTTGCTCTGGTTTTTTGTATGGGATGGAGGTGGCTCGTGGGTTGATTGAGAGTGGAACGGCAAGGAATGTCTTGCTAGTGGGAGCGGAGAAACTTTCTGGGATTGTGAATTGGAAAGATCGAAATACGTGTGTGCTTTTTGGAGACGGGGCTGGAGCAGCTGTTTTGAAGGAGGGGGAGGGAAGAGGGATAGCGGCTTCGATACTTGGAGCAGATGGGACGCAGAATGAAATTTTGTATCTTAATGGGGCTGTTGTGGCTTCTCCGTTTGGGCCTACTGTAGAGAATGTCCCGACGCCTTGCATAGTGATGGAAGGGCGCGAGGTCTATAAGAAAGCAGTGACAGCGATGAATGAATCCGCTGTGGCATGCCTTGAAAAGGCAGGCGTCAAGGCTGAAGATCTCGCGTGCGTCATTCCTCATCAGGCGAATTTGCGAATTATTGAGTCGGTTGCGCAACGTCTTAAAATCGGGATGGAGCGCGTGTATGTGAATCTAGATCGGTATGGCAATACGTCTGCGGCTTGTATTCCGATCGCGATTCATGAGGCGTCGGCTGAGGGAAGGATTAAGCGAGGTGACTGGGTGTTGCTGGTGGCGTTTGGTGGGGGGCTGACGTGGAGCAGTGTGCTGGTGCAATATTAG
- a CDS encoding acetolactate synthase, with product METAQGALSPHIPQFSIFLANKPGRLLELTNLLSSHHILIVALTILDTADSAIVRIIVSDPETTRAILQEHTLPYTETPLVAVELPHGAESLRDVLRALWQAECNIYFTYAFLITPDDKPILALHVEDQEIACDVLRRHQFRILSQDDISR from the coding sequence ATGGAAACTGCTCAAGGCGCTTTGAGTCCGCATATTCCGCAGTTCTCTATTTTTTTAGCCAACAAGCCAGGGCGTCTTCTTGAATTAACTAATTTGCTATCATCGCATCACATTTTGATAGTGGCGCTGACTATATTGGATACTGCTGATTCGGCGATTGTGCGGATAATTGTAAGTGATCCCGAGACGACCCGCGCGATTTTACAGGAACACACACTGCCTTATACGGAGACGCCATTAGTTGCGGTCGAGCTTCCCCATGGGGCGGAGAGCCTTCGAGACGTCTTGCGAGCGCTCTGGCAGGCTGAGTGCAATATCTATTTCACTTATGCTTTTTTGATCACGCCTGATGATAAACCGATCCTCGCGCTACATGTAGAGGATCAGGAGATTGCATGCGATGTGTTGCGGCGCCATCAATTTAGGATTTTGTCGCAAGACGACATCTCGCGCTGA
- a CDS encoding isochorismatase family protein, producing MSWRLPQSNAALLIVDVQEKLLAVMPEPQRLENRIVAAAHIARLLQIPIFITEQVPQKLGPTVASIKEAAGDAAQLFHKTTFSAFSVLPAKLPKYVIVCGLETHVCVRQTIYDLRGREHIPYLLADAVASRHLIDHEVALRELATDQILITTLEALSYELLGSAEHSAFKAIQDHIKRLI from the coding sequence ATGTCATGGCGCCTTCCTCAGTCGAATGCGGCTTTATTGATCGTTGATGTTCAAGAAAAACTTTTGGCCGTGATGCCGGAGCCACAGCGGCTTGAGAACCGAATTGTAGCAGCAGCTCATATTGCGCGCTTACTTCAGATACCGATTTTCATTACTGAACAAGTCCCTCAGAAGTTGGGTCCGACAGTTGCTTCGATCAAAGAAGCTGCGGGTGACGCTGCGCAGTTATTTCATAAGACGACCTTTTCTGCTTTTTCGGTGCTTCCCGCGAAGCTTCCCAAATACGTGATTGTGTGCGGTCTTGAGACCCATGTGTGCGTGCGGCAGACGATTTATGATCTGCGTGGTCGAGAGCATATTCCTTATCTTCTGGCCGATGCAGTGGCGTCACGACATCTTATTGATCATGAGGTAGCCTTGCGCGAATTGGCGACGGATCAGATTTTAATCACCACACTTGAGGCTCTGAGCTATGAGCTGTTGGGGAGTGCTGAACATTCAGCTTTCAAAGCTATCCAAGATCATATTAAAAGATTAATTTAA